The genomic window ACACGGCTTGCAAAAGACAAGGCCTGAGTGATGCATCTCTTGCTGGTGGAAGATGATCTGGAACTGGGCACGGAAATGCTGCACGCCCTGGTGGCGCGTGGCTTTACCAACGAATGGGTGCGCACGGCGCGTGCCGCGCTGGACCTGGTGGACCAGGTGGATACCCTGTTTGCCTGCGCCGTGCTGGACCTGGGCCTGCCCGATAGCGAGGGCCTGGACGTGCTCAAGGAGTGGCGCCGCCGGGGGGTGAAGTTTCCAGTCATTGTGCTGACGGCGCGGGACGCCTTGCAGTCCCGTGTGTCCGGCCTGGATGCCGGGGCCGACGACTACGTGATCAAACCCGTGGAGCCCGAAGAGCTGGTGTCGCGCATCCGCGCCGTGACGCGGCGTGCCGGTGGGCACACCAGTTCGTTGTGGTCGGTCGGCTCGCTGCAAATTGATTTGAATGTGCGTGAGGTCCACCAGCAGGGCCGACCCGTCGACCTGTCGCGGCTGGAGTTTGATGTAGTGGCCGAGCTGGCGCGCCATGCGGGCAAGGTGGTGTCCAAACACCGGCTGGTGCGGGCGCTGGCGCCGCTGGGTGACCCCATGGAGTTCAACGCGCTGGAGGTACACATCCACAACCTGCGCAAAAAAATGGGTGCCAGCAGCATCCTTACCGTACGCGGCGTGGGCTACCGTATAGGCCTATGACCGGCGGCTTTAGCTTCGGCTTTTTCAAACCCTCCCTGCGCCGGCGCATTGCTCTTGTACTGCTGGCTGCCTGCCCGCTGGTCTGGGGTGCGGTGTACTTGCAGGGCATCTACCTCACCCATAGAAACGTGACGGGTGTCTATGAACGGGCGCTGGTGCTGATGGGCGACACGGTGGCCGGTGTGGTTGACCAGTGGCCCGATCCCGAACGGATGCCCGTGGCCCTGGGGGGCCTGGAGGCCTTTGTGGACGCGGACAACCGTGTGGCCGACGTGCCGCATGAGTTCAACCTCTTTTATGTGTGGGATGCCAAGGGCAAACTGGTTCAGGCACGCCGGGGCGCCGATACCAGCCGCAGCCAGATGTTTGGGGTGGTGGGTTTCAGCGACCAGCACTTTGGCGGCAAGGTGTTGCGGGTGTACGGACTGTGGTCACCCAGTTGCCGCTACTTTGTCGAGGTCACCCAATCCACCGAAAGCCGCCGTTCCTTTTTCCACACCATCATGTTGAGCGGCGAGAGTGTCAATATTCTGGTGTTTGCGATGTTATGCCTGTTGCCAGTCCTGCTGGTGGTGCAATCGGGCCTGCGCCCGCTGACTGTGTTGGCCAAGGAGCTGGCCCAGCGCCGCCCCGGCGACCTGAGCCCCATCCGGTCACCCTCGCAGTACCTGGAAATCGCGCCGCTGGTGGACGAATTTAATGCGACGTTGGCCAGGCTGGGGGCCTTGCTGGAGCGGGAGCGCAATTTTCTGGCCGATGCCGCCCATGAGCTGCGCACACCCCTGGCCGTGGTGACGGCCCAGGTGGATACGCTGATCCTGGCCCAGGACCCCGCCGCGCGCGAAGAGGCGGCGCAGCGTCTGCGCCGCGGCCTGACCCGCGCATCACGCCTGGTCAACCAGCTGCTGGCCCTGGCCCGCCTGGAGGCCCGGCTGGAGGCGCAGTCGGGTGAGGTGGATGTGGCCGACGTCATCCGCGATTGCCTGGCCGCCCATGCCCAGGCTGCGGGTGCGCGGCGCATGGAGTTGTCCTACACCGGTGCGGAGCACCTACCGCTGAAGCTGCCCATACAGGCCGTCGAATCCATACTGGACAACCTGATTGGCAATGCCGTGCGGTATGGGCGTGATGGGGGCGTGGTGGAGGTCCGTGCCAGTCGCACCCCAGACGCCTTGCATTTGGCCGTCTTGGATGACGGACCTGGCGTGGGACCAGAGGACCAGGCCAAACTGTTTGAACGATTCCACCGTGGCAACCACCAGAACATTTATGGGTCGGGACTGGGCCTGGCCATCGTCGCCTCTGCGGCCAAGCAGATTGGTGCCCAGATTGCCGTAACCGAAGGGCTGGGTGGGCAGGGCATTGGTTTTTGCATTGATATTCCCTGCTGATTACCCACCGCCTCAAGCAATATAATTGCTATATTTTAGATAGCAATACAGTCATATTTATCGGGGGCTAGAGGCTGTTTTTGCTCATAACGGTCCCGCCAAAAGGGCTTTCCTGTCGGTGCACCCAGGCCAGAAGGGCACACAGTGACACCCCTGCGGCCACCAGCCCGGCCGTGCTCATGGCCCAGTAACCCTGGGCGCCCTGCAGGGCCGGCGGCGCCCAACGGCTGGTGGTGACCCAGTAGCCACCCAGCAGGCCTACGCCCCACAGGGATGTGACGTAAATGACCAGCGGCATCAGCGTGACGCGGTGGGAGCGCAGCACAAAGTTCGCCATGGTCTGCGCGGCATCGGCCACGTGGAACCACCACACCCAAACCAGCAGCGGCAGGGCGCTGGCGATGATGGTGGGGTTGTCGGTGTAGAGGTGGAGTACAGGCTCGCGCAGCAGGTAGACCAGCGCCCCAATCACTGCAGCAATACCCACCCCTATCTCCACCCCATGCCAGCCGAGGCGGCGGGCCTCCGCGTGGTCGTGGGCACCCACCCGTTGCGCCACCAGCGTGGCCGTGCCATTGGCCAAGGCCAGCGGCACCATGAACATCATGGACACCAGGTTGACCGCCAACTGGTGGCCGGCCACGGCTTCACCACTGTGGCGTGCAATCAGAAAGGCCATGGAGCTGAAACCCGTCACCTCGATCATGATGGCCGCCCCCATGGGTATGCCCAATTTGAGCTGCGCCCGGATGGCCGTGAAATTGGGGCGGGAAAAACCCTTGGCATGCAGGCCAAAGGGCGCGTAAAACGGGTCGCGGCGCATGATCACCCAGGCACTCAGGGCCTGTGCCCACATCACCAGCGCCGTGGCCAGCCCACAGCCCACCACCCCCATGGGTGACACCTGCCAGGTTCCCAGACCACCGGGCAGTGGCAGAGTCCAACCGTAGATGAACAAGGCGCTGAGCGGAATCTTCACGGCCAGGCCGCCGATCTGTACGGCCATGACTGCCTTGGGGCGCGACA from Rhodoferax sp. AJA081-3 includes these protein-coding regions:
- a CDS encoding response regulator translates to MHLLLVEDDLELGTEMLHALVARGFTNEWVRTARAALDLVDQVDTLFACAVLDLGLPDSEGLDVLKEWRRRGVKFPVIVLTARDALQSRVSGLDAGADDYVIKPVEPEELVSRIRAVTRRAGGHTSSLWSVGSLQIDLNVREVHQQGRPVDLSRLEFDVVAELARHAGKVVSKHRLVRALAPLGDPMEFNALEVHIHNLRKKMGASSILTVRGVGYRIGL
- a CDS encoding HAMP domain-containing sensor histidine kinase codes for the protein MTGGFSFGFFKPSLRRRIALVLLAACPLVWGAVYLQGIYLTHRNVTGVYERALVLMGDTVAGVVDQWPDPERMPVALGGLEAFVDADNRVADVPHEFNLFYVWDAKGKLVQARRGADTSRSQMFGVVGFSDQHFGGKVLRVYGLWSPSCRYFVEVTQSTESRRSFFHTIMLSGESVNILVFAMLCLLPVLLVVQSGLRPLTVLAKELAQRRPGDLSPIRSPSQYLEIAPLVDEFNATLARLGALLERERNFLADAAHELRTPLAVVTAQVDTLILAQDPAAREEAAQRLRRGLTRASRLVNQLLALARLEARLEAQSGEVDVADVIRDCLAAHAQAAGARRMELSYTGAEHLPLKLPIQAVESILDNLIGNAVRYGRDGGVVEVRASRTPDALHLAVLDDGPGVGPEDQAKLFERFHRGNHQNIYGSGLGLAIVASAAKQIGAQIAVTEGLGGQGIGFCIDIPC
- a CDS encoding MATE family efflux transporter; amino-acid sequence: MIDTPNTTAIPPTHASYFASLRDSFSRILPMAWPVLVGQLAVLGFSTVDTILVARFAASDLAALSIGIAAYITIFIGFMGMVLAISPMAGQLFGAGKLQAAGQQVHQAIWLALGLAMVGSTLLLLPGPFLALAKTSPEISDKVRGYLAALAFSLPASLLFTVYRGFNTAVSRPKAVMAVQIGGLAVKIPLSALFIYGWTLPLPGGLGTWQVSPMGVVGCGLATALVMWAQALSAWVIMRRDPFYAPFGLHAKGFSRPNFTAIRAQLKLGIPMGAAIMIEVTGFSSMAFLIARHSGEAVAGHQLAVNLVSMMFMVPLALANGTATLVAQRVGAHDHAEARRLGWHGVEIGVGIAAVIGALVYLLREPVLHLYTDNPTIIASALPLLVWVWWFHVADAAQTMANFVLRSHRVTLMPLVIYVTSLWGVGLLGGYWVTTSRWAPPALQGAQGYWAMSTAGLVAAGVSLCALLAWVHRQESPFGGTVMSKNSL